In Silene latifolia isolate original U9 population chromosome X, ASM4854445v1, whole genome shotgun sequence, the following proteins share a genomic window:
- the LOC141623294 gene encoding shikimate kinase 3, chloroplastic-like isoform X4 → MKLLLVFHYQPLSLDHLSCFTYHFSGPVVESGGVPAALDESLVLKIAPYLNGRCIYLVGMMGSGKTTIGKLLAEVLDYSFFDSDSLVETLEGMSVAEMFNQHGEGFFREKETKVLEEVSTKHHLVISTGGGAVIRPINWRHMQSGVSVWLDVPIDCLARRISAVGTGTRPLLHGEGGDAYTKAHTRLSELFEKRHKAYANANARVSLEHIAGKLGKVDVDNLSPSVITIEVLEQIERFLRENNPAI, encoded by the exons GTCCTGTTGTTGAATCTGGAGGCGTCCCTGCAGCTCTAGATGAGTCCTTGGTTTTGAAG ATTGCGCCGTATTTAAATGGACGCTGCATTTATCTTGTTG GCATGATGGGATCTGGAAAAACAACTATTGGCAAGCTTTTGGCTGAAGTACTTGACTATTCGTTCTTTGATAG TGACTCTCTGGTGGAGACACTTGAGGGAATGTCTGTAGCAGAAATGTTCAACCAACATGGAGAAGGCTTCTTTAGAGAGAAAGAG ACTAAGGTGCTGGAGGAGGTGTCTACTAAACATCATCTAGTCATTTCTACTGGCGGTGGCGCAGTTATTCGGCCGATTAATTG GAGACATATGCAAAGCGGTGTTAGTGTTTGGCTGGATGTACCAATCGATTGCTTAGCACGGAGGATTTCTGCAGTTGGGACTGGCACTCGGCCTTTGTTGCATGGTGAAGGAGGGGATGCGTACACCAAG GCGCATACTCGTTTGTCCGAGCTTTTTGAAAAGAGACACAAAGCATATGCAAATGCTAATGCCCGAGTTTCTTTGGAAC ATATCGCCGGAAAACTAGGCAAGGTAGATGTAGATAATCTGAGCCCCAGTGTAATCACGATTGAG GTGCTTGAACAAATCGAAAGGTTTCTTAGGGAGAATAACCCTGCAATCTAA
- the LOC141623295 gene encoding uncharacterized protein LOC141623295 — protein sequence MSMAFAFHGTTLRRFDITINRFSITSSTCSTNPLSKRRLTFIRCSSAALPAVDFRPLQTALDKKDSDAVKEALDQLSEVGWAKRWSCQPYVSRRSTSLGELTTLGIKNAENLAIPSVRNDAAFLTTVVGVAGALAVLAGQLPGDWGFFVPYLIGSIPLLVLGIGSVSPGLLQAIIGRFSAVFPDYQERLARHEAAHFLVGYLLGLPILGYSLDIGKEHVNLVNDKLEKLIYSGKLDAKELDRLAVVTMAGLAAEGLTYEKVIGQSADLFTLQRFINRSNPQISKAQQQNLTRWAVLLAASLLKNNKGVHEALMDAMSKKASPLECIKAIEMAS from the exons ATGTCAATGGCGTTTGCATTTCATGGTACCACTTTACGTAGATTTGATATCACCATTAACAGATTCAGCATCACTTCTTCTACTTGTTCGACCAATCCTCTTTCCAAAAGAAGACTGACATTCATAAGGTGCTCCTCTGCTGCTCTTCCTGCTGTTGATTTCAGGCCTCTTCAAACCGCTCTCGATAAG AAAGACAGTGATGCTGTCAAGGAAGCACTTGATCAGCTAAGTGAAGTAGGTTGGGCTAAAAGATGGAGTTGTCAGCCTTACGTTTCTCGTCGCAGT ACATCCCTTGGGGAGCTGACAACTCTTGGAATAAAGAATGCTGAAAATCTTGCAATCCCTAGTGTCAGAAATGAT GCAGCATTTCTAACTACAGTGGTGGGTGTAGCAGGAGCGTTGGCTGTTCTTGCTGGCCAGCTTCCAGGG gactGGGGCTTCTTCGTACCTTACCTTATTGGAAGCATCCCTTTACTGGTTTTGGGCATAGGGAGCGTTTCACCTGG GCTTCTTCAGGCGATCATTGGTAGGTTCTCAGCCGTGTTTCCTGATTATCAAGAGAGGTTAGCCAGACATGAAGCTGCACACTTTTTAG TCGGCTATTTGCTTGGGCTTCCTATattgggctattcactggacatTGGCAAAGAACATGTTAATCTAGTGAATGACAAACTGGAGAAGCTTATATACAGCGGGAAGCTTGATGCCAAGGAACTAGATAGATTGGCTGTAGTAACCATGGCTGGGTTAGCAGCTGAAGGGCTAACCTACGAGAAGGTGATCGGTCAATCTGCAGATCTTTTCACCCTTCAG AGATTCATAAATAGGAGTAACCCACAAATCAGCAAGGCACAACAACAGAATCTCACTAGATGGGCT GTTTTATTAGCAGCATCGCTCTTAAAAAACAACAAAGGAGTCCACGAAGCTCTCATGGATGCAATGTCGAAGAAGGCTTCTCCACTCGAGTGCATCAAAGCTATTGAAATGGCCTCCTAG
- the LOC141623294 gene encoding shikimate kinase, chloroplastic-like isoform X1 codes for MEAKLVQSIQPCSWMNSQKMITKPNGFIRVPHKSKEMEGFNLCFSLQTNKRTSPHHRQLAVKVSSLSKNSQGPVVESGGVPAALDESLVLKSLQIAPYLNGRCIYLVGMMGSGKTTIGKLLAEVLDYSFFDSDSLVETLEGMSVAEMFNQHGEGFFREKETKVLEEVSTKHHLVISTGGGAVIRPINWRHMQSGVSVWLDVPIDCLARRISAVGTGTRPLLHGEGGDAYTKAHTRLSELFEKRHKAYANANARVSLEHIAGKLGKVDVDNLSPSVITIEVLEQIERFLRENNPAI; via the exons ATGGAGGCGAAACTTGTTCAAAGCATTCAACCTTGTTCATGGATGAATTCACAAAAAATGATTACCAAACCTAATGGGTTTATCCGGGTACCCCATAAAAGTAAGGAAATGGAAGGATTTAATTTGTGTTTTAGTTTACAAACAAACAAGAGAACTTCACCTCATCATCGACAGTTGGCGGTTAAAGTTTCGAGTTTGTCCAAGAATTCACAAG GTCCTGTTGTTGAATCTGGAGGCGTCCCTGCAGCTCTAGATGAGTCCTTGGTTTTGAAG TCTTTACAGATTGCGCCGTATTTAAATGGACGCTGCATTTATCTTGTTG GCATGATGGGATCTGGAAAAACAACTATTGGCAAGCTTTTGGCTGAAGTACTTGACTATTCGTTCTTTGATAG TGACTCTCTGGTGGAGACACTTGAGGGAATGTCTGTAGCAGAAATGTTCAACCAACATGGAGAAGGCTTCTTTAGAGAGAAAGAG ACTAAGGTGCTGGAGGAGGTGTCTACTAAACATCATCTAGTCATTTCTACTGGCGGTGGCGCAGTTATTCGGCCGATTAATTG GAGACATATGCAAAGCGGTGTTAGTGTTTGGCTGGATGTACCAATCGATTGCTTAGCACGGAGGATTTCTGCAGTTGGGACTGGCACTCGGCCTTTGTTGCATGGTGAAGGAGGGGATGCGTACACCAAG GCGCATACTCGTTTGTCCGAGCTTTTTGAAAAGAGACACAAAGCATATGCAAATGCTAATGCCCGAGTTTCTTTGGAAC ATATCGCCGGAAAACTAGGCAAGGTAGATGTAGATAATCTGAGCCCCAGTGTAATCACGATTGAG GTGCTTGAACAAATCGAAAGGTTTCTTAGGGAGAATAACCCTGCAATCTAA
- the LOC141623294 gene encoding shikimate kinase, chloroplastic-like isoform X2, protein MEAKLVQSIQPCSWMNSQKMITKPNGFIRVPHKSKEMEGFNLCFSLQTNKRTSPHHRQLAVKVSSLSKNSQGPVVESGGVPAALDESLVLKIAPYLNGRCIYLVGMMGSGKTTIGKLLAEVLDYSFFDSDSLVETLEGMSVAEMFNQHGEGFFREKETKVLEEVSTKHHLVISTGGGAVIRPINWRHMQSGVSVWLDVPIDCLARRISAVGTGTRPLLHGEGGDAYTKAHTRLSELFEKRHKAYANANARVSLEHIAGKLGKVDVDNLSPSVITIEVLEQIERFLRENNPAI, encoded by the exons ATGGAGGCGAAACTTGTTCAAAGCATTCAACCTTGTTCATGGATGAATTCACAAAAAATGATTACCAAACCTAATGGGTTTATCCGGGTACCCCATAAAAGTAAGGAAATGGAAGGATTTAATTTGTGTTTTAGTTTACAAACAAACAAGAGAACTTCACCTCATCATCGACAGTTGGCGGTTAAAGTTTCGAGTTTGTCCAAGAATTCACAAG GTCCTGTTGTTGAATCTGGAGGCGTCCCTGCAGCTCTAGATGAGTCCTTGGTTTTGAAG ATTGCGCCGTATTTAAATGGACGCTGCATTTATCTTGTTG GCATGATGGGATCTGGAAAAACAACTATTGGCAAGCTTTTGGCTGAAGTACTTGACTATTCGTTCTTTGATAG TGACTCTCTGGTGGAGACACTTGAGGGAATGTCTGTAGCAGAAATGTTCAACCAACATGGAGAAGGCTTCTTTAGAGAGAAAGAG ACTAAGGTGCTGGAGGAGGTGTCTACTAAACATCATCTAGTCATTTCTACTGGCGGTGGCGCAGTTATTCGGCCGATTAATTG GAGACATATGCAAAGCGGTGTTAGTGTTTGGCTGGATGTACCAATCGATTGCTTAGCACGGAGGATTTCTGCAGTTGGGACTGGCACTCGGCCTTTGTTGCATGGTGAAGGAGGGGATGCGTACACCAAG GCGCATACTCGTTTGTCCGAGCTTTTTGAAAAGAGACACAAAGCATATGCAAATGCTAATGCCCGAGTTTCTTTGGAAC ATATCGCCGGAAAACTAGGCAAGGTAGATGTAGATAATCTGAGCCCCAGTGTAATCACGATTGAG GTGCTTGAACAAATCGAAAGGTTTCTTAGGGAGAATAACCCTGCAATCTAA
- the LOC141623296 gene encoding protein MIZU-KUSSEI 1-like, producing the protein MQLFQIFLKNCCIFATKNPFVSSSMGNNNKLDKLKINTSKKLTKSPSTSTSSPVASRINSSLVPPSPKKNKEPHKKPKAIRVLRSVIRSFPIITPKPCHFPGGLPTRSSSSGNRVTGTMFGYKKGKVNFSLQETTKSLPTLVLELPIQTNTLQKEMSLGMVRIALECEKRPEKDKSILLDEPLWTMFCNGKKFGYAVKREANEVDLNVMELLKVITMGIGVLPASEFSEGEDPEDELPYVRAHFEHVVGSRDSETLYMICPDGNNVPELSIFFVRI; encoded by the coding sequence ATGCAATTatttcaaatttttttaaaaaattgctGCATTTTCGCGACGAAAAACCCATTTGTTTCTTCATCAATGGGTAATAATAATAAACTCGATAAATTAAAAATCAACACGTCCAAAAAATTAACCAAGTCACCTTCGACATCGACATCATCACCTGTAGCGAGTCGAATCAACTCGTCCTTAGTCCCACCTTCTCCTAAGAAAAATAAAGAGCCACACAAAAAACCTAAGGCAATTCGTGTTTTACGGTCGGTAATCCGATCATTTCCTATAATTACCCCTAAACCATGCCATTTCCCAGGCGGGTTACCCACGCGGAGCAGCTCATCGGGTAATCGAGTTACCGGTACAATGTTTGGATATAAGAAGGGTAAGGTGAACTTTTCCTTACAAGAAACTACAAAGAGTTTACCAACATTGGTGTTGGAGCTACCAATTCAAACAAATACGTTACAAAAGGAAATGAGTCTAGGAATGGTGAGAATTGCCCTTGAATGTGAAAAAAGACCGGAAAAGGACAAATCGATATTGTTAGATGAGCCGTTATGGACCATGTTTTGCAACGGTAAGAAATTTGGGTATGCGGTCAAGAGGGAGGCTAATGAGGTTGATTTAAACGTTATGGAGCTGCTTAAGGTCATAACTATGGGCATCGGAGTTTTGCCAGCGTCAGAATTCTCAGAGGGAGAGGATCCTGAGGACGAGTTGCCTTATGTCCGTGCCCATTTTGAACATGTAGTCGGCTCAAGAGATTCCGAGACCTTGTATATGATATGTCCTGATGGAAATAATGTTCCTGAGCTTAGTATTTTCTTTGTAAGAATATAA
- the LOC141623294 gene encoding shikimate kinase 3, chloroplastic-like isoform X3, whose translation MKLLLVFHYQPLSLDHLSCFTYHFSGPVVESGGVPAALDESLVLKSLQIAPYLNGRCIYLVGMMGSGKTTIGKLLAEVLDYSFFDSDSLVETLEGMSVAEMFNQHGEGFFREKETKVLEEVSTKHHLVISTGGGAVIRPINWRHMQSGVSVWLDVPIDCLARRISAVGTGTRPLLHGEGGDAYTKAHTRLSELFEKRHKAYANANARVSLEHIAGKLGKVDVDNLSPSVITIEVLEQIERFLRENNPAI comes from the exons GTCCTGTTGTTGAATCTGGAGGCGTCCCTGCAGCTCTAGATGAGTCCTTGGTTTTGAAG TCTTTACAGATTGCGCCGTATTTAAATGGACGCTGCATTTATCTTGTTG GCATGATGGGATCTGGAAAAACAACTATTGGCAAGCTTTTGGCTGAAGTACTTGACTATTCGTTCTTTGATAG TGACTCTCTGGTGGAGACACTTGAGGGAATGTCTGTAGCAGAAATGTTCAACCAACATGGAGAAGGCTTCTTTAGAGAGAAAGAG ACTAAGGTGCTGGAGGAGGTGTCTACTAAACATCATCTAGTCATTTCTACTGGCGGTGGCGCAGTTATTCGGCCGATTAATTG GAGACATATGCAAAGCGGTGTTAGTGTTTGGCTGGATGTACCAATCGATTGCTTAGCACGGAGGATTTCTGCAGTTGGGACTGGCACTCGGCCTTTGTTGCATGGTGAAGGAGGGGATGCGTACACCAAG GCGCATACTCGTTTGTCCGAGCTTTTTGAAAAGAGACACAAAGCATATGCAAATGCTAATGCCCGAGTTTCTTTGGAAC ATATCGCCGGAAAACTAGGCAAGGTAGATGTAGATAATCTGAGCCCCAGTGTAATCACGATTGAG GTGCTTGAACAAATCGAAAGGTTTCTTAGGGAGAATAACCCTGCAATCTAA